The stretch of DNA ACGGTACAGCGTGGAGGTCGCGGCCGAGGTGTACACGCCCGGCGCGGTGCTCTCCGCGAAGACGAGGAACCTGAGCGAGACCGGGGTCTGCTTCGATCTGAGCACCCCGCTCGAGGAGGACGCGACCGTCGGCGTGTCGCTCTTCCTGGTGTCCGACGGGATCGAGGATCCGGACGCGGAGCCGCTGAACGTCAAGGCGTCCGTGGTCTGGTGCTCGGAGCGGGAGGACGGCGGCACGTCGGCCGGCATGCGCTTCATCGACGTCGACGATCGCGGCACGCAGGTGATCTCCCACTTCCTTTCACAGCTCGGCTCGTAGGCCCGCGCCCGGCCCGCACCGCCCGAGGCCGCCGGAGAGGAGAGTCACGATGGTCCCGTCGAGAGTCGCATGGTTCGCCGCCGCGTTCCTCTTCGCCGCCGCCGCGCACGCCGAGGAGGCCGCGGCCGCG from Pseudomonadota bacterium encodes:
- a CDS encoding PilZ domain-containing protein, producing MGIENRQAARYSVEVAAEVYTPGAVLSAKTRNLSETGVCFDLSTPLEEDATVGVSLFLVSDGIEDPDAEPLNVKASVVWCSEREDGGTSAGMRFIDVDDRGTQVISHFLSQLGS